The following are from one region of the Thermoproteus uzoniensis 768-20 genome:
- a CDS encoding (Fe-S)-binding protein, translating into MNLAELKAEASKCQFCGFCEFACPTYRSIRMMHFGPRGRVNLIRNFDGELSEAAYTGIMTCLGCRNCDIQCPAGIKIAEIIHEFKAYIINEKIYKNKK; encoded by the coding sequence ATGAATCTGGCGGAGCTGAAGGCCGAGGCCTCCAAGTGCCAGTTCTGCGGCTTCTGCGAATTCGCCTGCCCCACCTACAGATCCATAAGGATGATGCACTTCGGGCCTAGGGGGCGCGTCAACTTAATCAGAAACTTCGACGGGGAGCTCTCCGAGGCGGCGTATACGGGCATCATGACATGTCTAGGATGTAGAAATTGCGATATACAATGCCCCGCCGGTATAAAAATAGCAGAAATTATCCATGAATTTAAAGCGTATATCATTAATGAGAAGATATATAAGAACAAGAAATAG
- a CDS encoding (Fe-S)-binding protein — protein sequence MSEGWLLRLREIIVDSLDKTWLPLPVDERICENWKEGLQQDTSSSTVFYTSCMYHLAPVIEKAVENLEKFGASGGGLMSALAGFAARTFGRQLLKPDQAEVDRADRVVRSMHSLLARSGLKFRLLDKEIYSGALLYELGFERDFVNYARKVVDYFKQRGIREIVTVDPHTHYLLEKVYPKYFPDFDIKVTSYMDFIEPKGVSIKNFAIHDSCLYARYLDRYQTVRKLLKAGEPVEDPFVTGRDTSQCCGGPIESTFPNIAKQIAKARVKELARLSRKVVVQCPICYVNLKRASEGEVELYHMAEVLL from the coding sequence ATGAGCGAGGGATGGCTCTTGCGGCTAAGAGAAATTATAGTTGATTCTCTAGATAAGACTTGGCTTCCTCTTCCCGTAGATGAGCGTATATGTGAAAATTGGAAGGAAGGACTACAACAAGATACGAGCTCTAGTACAGTTTTTTATACGTCATGTATGTACCATTTGGCCCCAGTTATCGAGAAGGCTGTAGAAAACTTGGAGAAATTCGGAGCGTCGGGTGGCGGCTTGATGAGCGCTCTCGCCGGATTTGCCGCTAGGACTTTCGGGAGGCAGTTGCTCAAGCCCGATCAAGCCGAGGTGGATAGGGCCGACCGCGTTGTTAGGTCCATGCACAGCCTCTTGGCCAGGAGCGGGCTCAAGTTCAGGCTTCTGGACAAGGAGATCTACTCAGGCGCCTTGCTGTACGAGCTGGGTTTCGAGCGGGACTTCGTCAATTACGCGAGGAAGGTCGTCGACTACTTCAAGCAGCGCGGTATAAGGGAGATCGTGACCGTCGATCCCCACACCCACTATCTGCTGGAGAAGGTGTATCCCAAGTACTTCCCCGACTTCGATATAAAGGTAACCAGCTATATGGATTTTATAGAGCCCAAGGGAGTATCCATCAAGAACTTCGCCATACACGACTCCTGCCTCTACGCCCGCTATCTGGACAGATATCAGACAGTCAGAAAGCTCCTCAAAGCCGGCGAGCCTGTGGAGGACCCGTTCGTAACTGGCCGCGACACGTCGCAGTGTTGCGGAGGCCCCATAGAGTCGACCTTCCCGAACATAGCCAAGCAGATAGCCAAGGCGAGGGTCAAGGAGCTCGCCCGGCTTTCTAGGAAGGTCGTGGTGCAGTGCCCCATATGTTACGTCAACCTCAAGCGGGCGTCCGAGGGCGAGGTGGAGCTGTACCACATGGCCGAGGTCCTCCTATGA
- a CDS encoding superoxide dismutase: protein MSVSLFKRYELPPLPYNLDALEPYISRDIVDVHYNGHHKGYVNGANALLERMEKIIKGELASGQYDIQGILRGLTFNINGHKLHDLYWKSMAPAGKGGGKPGGRLADLINKQYGSFDKFKAVFTEAANSLPGTGWTALYYDVETGNLQIMTFENHFLNHIGEAPILIIVDEFEHAYYLQYKNKRADYVNAWWNLVNWDFAEKKLSKLI, encoded by the coding sequence ATGTCAGTAAGCCTGTTCAAGAGGTACGAACTGCCGCCGCTTCCGTACAACCTGGACGCCCTCGAGCCCTACATAAGCAGGGACATAGTAGACGTCCACTACAACGGCCACCACAAGGGCTACGTGAACGGCGCCAACGCGCTCCTGGAGAGGATGGAGAAGATAATAAAGGGAGAGCTGGCCTCCGGCCAGTACGACATACAGGGGATTCTGAGAGGGCTGACCTTCAACATAAACGGCCACAAGTTGCACGACCTCTACTGGAAGAGCATGGCGCCTGCGGGCAAGGGAGGCGGGAAGCCCGGAGGAAGGCTCGCCGACCTCATAAACAAACAGTACGGGAGCTTCGACAAGTTCAAGGCCGTATTTACCGAGGCCGCGAACTCGTTGCCGGGGACGGGCTGGACGGCGCTTTATTACGACGTAGAGACAGGCAACCTCCAGATAATGACCTTCGAGAACCACTTCCTGAACCACATCGGGGAGGCGCCGATACTTATAATAGTTGACGAGTTCGAGCACGCCTACTACCTACAGTACAAGAACAAGAGAGCCGACTACGTAAACGCCTGGTGGAATCTCGTCAACTGGGACTTCGCCGAGAAGAAGCTTTCTAAGCTTATCTAA
- a CDS encoding 5-formyltetrahydrofolate cyclo-ligase, producing the protein MRNPLVLRKKQEIRERIWDLLEKSGAAAFPRPVFGRIPNFVGAESACRNLRESGEWAAAEVVKINPDAPQRPCREAALAEGKVVIMPTPRIREGFLLLDPRRVPRSAYREASTISGAFRWGVKVDPREMPQIDLVVIGSVAVNPRNGARLGKSHGYAELEWGIATALGKASESTPVATTVHELQLVEDDIPQEPFDLPVDLIATRTAVLRPSERRPKPRGILWEYVTDEMLSEIPLLSSLR; encoded by the coding sequence GTGCGGAATCCCCTAGTTTTGAGAAAGAAGCAAGAGATTAGGGAGAGGATCTGGGACCTCCTCGAAAAGAGCGGCGCCGCCGCGTTTCCGCGCCCGGTGTTCGGGCGGATACCGAACTTCGTCGGGGCCGAGTCGGCGTGCCGCAATTTGAGGGAGTCGGGCGAGTGGGCGGCGGCTGAGGTCGTGAAGATAAACCCCGACGCGCCCCAGAGGCCCTGCCGCGAGGCGGCGCTGGCGGAGGGCAAGGTGGTGATCATGCCGACTCCGAGGATAAGGGAGGGCTTCCTCCTGCTGGATCCGCGCCGGGTGCCTCGGAGCGCCTATCGCGAGGCGTCGACGATATCCGGGGCGTTTCGGTGGGGAGTCAAGGTGGATCCCCGCGAGATGCCGCAGATAGATCTTGTGGTGATAGGGTCTGTCGCCGTGAACCCCAGAAACGGCGCCAGGCTGGGCAAGAGCCACGGCTACGCGGAGCTCGAGTGGGGGATCGCTACGGCGTTGGGCAAGGCATCTGAGTCGACCCCCGTGGCCACCACAGTACACGAGCTACAGCTCGTCGAGGACGACATACCCCAGGAGCCCTTCGACCTGCCCGTCGATTTAATCGCGACCCGTACGGCCGTCCTCAGACCCTCCGAGAGGAGGCCGAAGCCCCGCGGGATTTTGTGGGAGTACGTGACGGACGAGATGCTCTCGGAGATCCCCCTCCTTTCATCTCTGAGATAA
- a CDS encoding helix-turn-helix transcriptional regulator — translation MDVEEKVLQIIKERGEVSTTELVQLTGYPRHKVLRVLNKLYFKGLVEPVKRSRKYLWRLASGEMAVYPVHTPLSPVLYLEGVVEPIYRKVENRVDSFLFVHVKSNRYWLCDCGTGYYVISDDSIEGCDCRLRHAFGERRLAMIYLTGDLRFRYWRSYRYGENDAEFVLLVPEAEISRELLEKYRKYEVPASGS, via the coding sequence GTGGATGTAGAGGAGAAGGTGCTCCAGATAATTAAGGAGCGGGGGGAGGTGTCCACGACGGAGCTGGTGCAGCTGACGGGCTATCCGCGGCACAAGGTCTTGAGGGTCCTTAACAAGCTCTACTTCAAGGGCCTTGTGGAGCCCGTCAAGAGGAGCAGGAAGTACCTCTGGCGTCTAGCCTCCGGCGAGATGGCCGTGTATCCCGTCCACACGCCGCTGTCTCCCGTGCTGTATCTCGAGGGAGTCGTCGAGCCCATATATAGGAAGGTGGAGAACAGAGTGGACTCATTCCTCTTCGTCCACGTTAAGAGCAACAGGTATTGGCTCTGCGACTGCGGGACCGGGTACTACGTGATCTCCGACGACAGCATAGAGGGTTGCGACTGTAGGCTGAGGCATGCCTTCGGTGAGAGGAGGCTGGCCATGATCTACCTAACCGGCGATCTGAGGTTTAGGTACTGGCGGAGCTACAGATACGGCGAGAACGACGCCGAGTTCGTCTTGTTGGTGCCTGAGGCGGAGATCTCGAGGGAACTTCTGGAGAAGTACAGGAAATACGAGGTCCCCGCTAGCGGCTCCTGA
- a CDS encoding ABC transporter permease, with protein sequence MYRLIAVYSAVALSALLAPFAALVYYGYGPFFSNAAFGEGLLRSIGVTLLASSAAVLVNIAFFTPVAFYAARKRNAVINALTDIPASVPHPIVGIALVLLASPQTAVGRFLNSLGVSLFDSYIGLVAALVIVSAPVYIRSAQSYFEALPREPELMAVSMGAGEARVFWYVFRGSARGLLSSGLTAMSRAISEFGAVAIIAYYVSGPPFGLASPASVYIWNSFETYYLSAIPEAATLLLFSLAVLAVAHALRSR encoded by the coding sequence ATGTATAGGCTGATAGCCGTCTATTCGGCCGTTGCGCTGTCGGCGCTCTTGGCGCCGTTCGCGGCGCTGGTGTACTACGGATACGGGCCCTTTTTCAGCAACGCCGCCTTCGGCGAGGGCCTCCTCAGATCGATAGGGGTCACGCTACTGGCGTCCTCCGCGGCGGTGCTTGTAAACATAGCGTTCTTCACGCCGGTGGCGTTCTACGCGGCCAGGAAGAGAAACGCCGTTATAAACGCCTTGACCGACATCCCCGCGTCGGTCCCGCACCCCATAGTGGGCATAGCGCTGGTTCTGCTCGCCAGCCCCCAGACCGCCGTCGGCAGGTTTCTGAACTCGTTGGGCGTGAGTCTGTTCGACTCATACATAGGCCTGGTCGCGGCCCTAGTGATAGTATCGGCGCCTGTGTACATCAGATCTGCCCAGAGCTACTTCGAGGCTCTGCCTAGAGAGCCGGAGCTCATGGCCGTCAGCATGGGCGCGGGGGAGGCCCGCGTGTTCTGGTACGTCTTCAGAGGCTCTGCCAGAGGCCTCCTCTCGTCCGGCCTCACCGCCATGTCCAGGGCCATAAGCGAGTTCGGCGCCGTGGCCATCATAGCGTATTACGTGTCGGGGCCTCCGTTCGGCTTGGCGAGCCCCGCCTCGGTCTATATCTGGAACTCGTTCGAGACCTACTACCTATCGGCTATCCCGGAGGCCGCGACGCTTCTCCTATTCTCCCTCGCCGTGTTGGCGGTCGCCCACGCGCTCAGGAGCCGCTAG